From Streptomyces sp. SAI-135:
ATCATTCCGGATCACTCCGGATGAGCCACCGCGTCCTTCTGCAACTCCACGGCCGCCAACAGGCTGAGCTTCGGTTCCGCCTTGCGCAGCGCCCGCACCGCCGCGACCGAGGTGATGTCACCCGTGAAGCCGACGGCGGCCAGCCGGGAACGGACCCAGCGGGCGCGCAGCCCGGCCTCGGTGGCGGCGCCGGTGGACTCGACGAGTGCCACGGCCCGTTCCAGCCCGGGCCGTTCCTCGGGCGGGGCCTCGGCGAGCGCCTGGCGCAGGGCGCTTGCGACGACGTCCGCGTCCCGCACGAGCAGCACGAAGTTGTGTTTCTTGTTCAGTCCCGCGATTACCGACATGCGGATCATCGTGACGGCCATCTGCCGTGTCCGCCAAGCGACTTGAGCAGTCTCAGAGACTCGGCCCGGCCTCTGGCGGCCGGGCTCCCCCGCTGCGGCGGCCCGATCTGCCGCCGCCTCGCGCGACGCCGGCCCTCGCTCAGCCCAGCTTCTTCAGCAGCTCGGCGGCGAGCGGCGCGGAGGACGCCGGGTTCTGCCCGGTCACCAGGTTGCCGTCGACGATCACATGCGGCGCCCACGGCTCGGACGGCTCGACCTGGACACCGGCCTCGGTGAGCCGGTCCTGGAGCAGCCACTTGGCCTTGTCGGCGAGGCCCGCCTGGGTCTCCTCGGCGTTGGTGAAAGCCGCCACCCGGCGCCCGGCGAACGCGTTGGAGCCGTCGGCCCCGGTGGCGGCGAGCAGCGCGGCCGGGGCGTGGCAGACGACGCCGAGGGGCTTTCCGCTCTCCAGGGCGCGGGTGAGCAGCCGGCCCGAGTCCGCGTCGACCGCGAGGTCCTCCATCGGCCCGTGGCCACCGGGGTAGAAGACGGCCACGTAGTCGTCGAGGTCGACCTCGTCCAACCGTACCGGGGCCTGCAGTTCGGGCGCCGAGGCGAGCACCGCGGCGATGCGGTCGGCGTTCTCCTGGCCGCCGTTGACCTCGGCCGCGAGGCTGCCCTTGTCCACGGTCGGCACGACACCGCCCGGCGTGGCCACGACGATCTCGTGTCCCGCGGCCTTGAAGGCCTCGTACGGGGCGACGGCCTCCTCGGCCCAGAAGCCGGTCGGGTGCTGGGTGCCGTCGGCCAGGGTCCAGTGGTCGGCACCGGTCATCACAAAGAGGATCTTCGACATGGGGAAACCGTAGCTCCGCCCTGCCATAGATATCCAATAGGCTCACGCATATGAGGGATAGGTTCACCAATGGCTCCGAGGATCCGGGGCACGCCGTCGGCGGCCCGCTGGACCTGAACCTGCTGCGGACGTTCCTGACCGTGTACCGCACCGGCTCCTTCACCGCGGCCGCCCGTCTGCTGGGCCTGTCCCAGCCGACGGTCACCACCCAGGTACGTTCCCTGGAACGGCAGGTGTGCCGCGAGCTGTTCGAGCGCCGGGCGCGGGGGGTGACCCCGGTGCCGTACGCGGACGAGCTCGCCGCCCGGATCGTGCAGCCGCTGGACTCGCTCGCCGCGGTGGCCGGGCCTTCCGGGAGCACAGAGGACGGCCCGGCCGAGCCGGTGCACCTCGGGGGCCCGGCCGAGTTGCTGTCCCGGTGCGTCCTGCCCGGCCTCGCATCCCTGGTGGACCGGGGTGTACGGCTGCGTGTCACGCCCGGTCTGACCGAACCGCTCCTGGACGATCTGCGCGCCGGCCGCCACGACCTGGTGATCGCCACGTTCCGGCCGCGCGGCCGCACGCTGACGGCCGTGCCGCTCAACGACGAGGAGTTCGTGCTCGTCGCCTCCCCCGCCTGGGCCCTGCGGCTCGGCGCGCCGGAACACCTCGCGGCCGCCCTGCACGGCGTCCCGCTCATCGCCTACGCCGAGGACCTGCCCATCGTGCGCCGCTACTGGCGGCACGTCTTCGGCCGGCGCCTGGTGCGGCAGCCCGCCCTCACCATGCCCGACCTGAACGGGGTCAAGGCCGCGGTGGCAGGGGGAGCCGGATTCACCGTGCTCCCCCGCTACCTGTGCGCCGACGAGCTGGCGTCGGGGGCCCTGGTCCTGCTGCACGACCCCGACGACCCGCCCATCAACACCGGCTTTCTGGTCCAGCGCCCCGGGACCTCCGGCAACCCGCACGTGGCACTGGTCCGCGACCACCTGCTGC
This genomic window contains:
- a CDS encoding type 1 glutamine amidotransferase domain-containing protein, translated to MSKILFVMTGADHWTLADGTQHPTGFWAEEAVAPYEAFKAAGHEIVVATPGGVVPTVDKGSLAAEVNGGQENADRIAAVLASAPELQAPVRLDEVDLDDYVAVFYPGGHGPMEDLAVDADSGRLLTRALESGKPLGVVCHAPAALLAATGADGSNAFAGRRVAAFTNAEETQAGLADKAKWLLQDRLTEAGVQVEPSEPWAPHVIVDGNLVTGQNPASSAPLAAELLKKLG
- a CDS encoding LysR family transcriptional regulator, with translation MRDRFTNGSEDPGHAVGGPLDLNLLRTFLTVYRTGSFTAAARLLGLSQPTVTTQVRSLERQVCRELFERRARGVTPVPYADELAARIVQPLDSLAAVAGPSGSTEDGPAEPVHLGGPAELLSRCVLPGLASLVDRGVRLRVTPGLTEPLLDDLRAGRHDLVIATFRPRGRTLTAVPLNDEEFVLVASPAWALRLGAPEHLAAALHGVPLIAYAEDLPIVRRYWRHVFGRRLVRQPALTMPDLNGVKAAVAGGAGFTVLPRYLCADELASGALVLLHDPDDPPINTGFLVQRPGTSGNPHVALVRDHLLQSARDW